A window from Thermodesulfobacteriota bacterium encodes these proteins:
- a CDS encoding ThiF family adenylyltransferase, whose amino-acid sequence MNQSIKDLFWKVAGPLLRKALKEKYKDVSELSIQEVHQLLKRGEKVALLDVREKEELALGYLKDSIFIPRAQLPEKAEALLPDKETPVVVYCAAGVRSLLAAKTLREMGYKRVASMREGIEGWKKAGYDVASDTGLTSLQLSRYSRHILLQEVGAEGQLKLLNAKVLLIGAGGLGCPIAIYLAAAGVGTLGIIDDDRVDLTNLQRQILHRTSDVGRPKTESAKEAIARLNPDVKVITYQERLSAENAMRIFQDYDIIVDGSDNFPTKYLVNDAAFFSGKPFVFGGVFQFEGQVSVFAPNRGGPCLRCLFPEPPPAGLVPS is encoded by the coding sequence ATGAACCAGTCCATCAAAGATCTTTTCTGGAAAGTGGCGGGGCCTCTCCTCCGGAAGGCCCTGAAGGAGAAGTACAAAGACGTGTCCGAGTTGTCCATCCAGGAGGTCCACCAACTGCTCAAGAGGGGGGAAAAGGTGGCCCTCTTGGATGTCCGGGAAAAGGAGGAGCTGGCCCTGGGGTATCTCAAAGATTCGATCTTCATCCCGAGGGCCCAGCTCCCCGAAAAGGCGGAGGCCCTTTTGCCCGACAAAGAAACCCCGGTGGTGGTTTATTGTGCAGCAGGTGTCCGCTCCCTCCTGGCGGCCAAGACGCTGAGAGAGATGGGCTACAAGCGGGTTGCCTCGATGAGGGAGGGGATCGAAGGGTGGAAGAAGGCCGGATATGACGTGGCCAGCGATACGGGGTTGACCTCCTTACAGCTTTCCCGATATAGCCGCCACATCCTATTGCAAGAGGTGGGAGCGGAGGGGCAGTTGAAGCTTCTGAACGCCAAGGTCCTCCTGATCGGAGCAGGAGGTCTGGGTTGTCCGATCGCCATCTATCTGGCTGCGGCCGGAGTGGGAACATTGGGGATCATCGACGACGATCGGGTCGACCTGACGAATCTTCAGCGGCAGATCCTTCATCGCACCTCGGATGTGGGCCGCCCCAAGACCGAGTCCGCGAAAGAGGCCATCGCCAGGCTCAACCCCGATGTCAAGGTCATCACCTATCAGGAAAGGCTCTCCGCCGAGAATGCGATGAGGATCTTTCAGGACTACGATATCATCGTCGATGGTTCGGACAACTTCCCCACGAAATACCTGGTCAACGACGCCGCCTTCTTCTCCGGCAAACCCTTCGTTTTCGGAGGGGTCTTCCAGTTCGAGGGCCAGGTGAGCGTCTTCGCACCCAACCGGGGAGGCCCCTGCCTTCGTTGTCTTTTCCCCGAGCCTCCTCCGGCAGGGCTCGTGCCCAGCTG
- a CDS encoding NIL domain-containing protein, giving the protein MIPAIAGGTTLKRKVTLTFPPEKIQEPVIYKIGHLFKIVTNIRSANVTENVGWVTLEIDGEEEEYLKALEYLKGIGVKVEPVEKDVVV; this is encoded by the coding sequence ATCATCCCGGCCATCGCGGGAGGGACCACCCTGAAAAGGAAGGTCACGCTCACCTTTCCTCCCGAAAAGATCCAGGAGCCTGTTATCTACAAGATCGGCCATCTTTTCAAAATCGTCACGAACATTCGGAGTGCCAACGTCACCGAGAACGTGGGTTGGGTCACCCTGGAGATCGACGGAGAGGAGGAAGAGTACTTAAAGGCCCTCGAATATTTAAAGGGAATTGGGGTCAAGGTTGAGCCCGTCGAAAAGGATGTCGTGGTCTGA